One window of Cohnella hashimotonis genomic DNA carries:
- the tnpC gene encoding IS66 family transposase yields the protein MIDKKLIKQISHSDPETIEAFITSLVDQFTATIEQYTAKIEKLENRIKDLERQLGQNSRNSSKPPSSDGFRKPTNSRQPGGKKGAPKGHDGHTLLFSEAPDHVVHQTLSVCGACQASLEAVPPLDYERRQVFDLPAPRVVVTEYRSEKKRCPHCRCTQRALFPEGVNAATQYGDGFAAWTAYLSAFQMIPLARIGQLFADLTRYRPSDATLLSYLKVMHHRLAPAEQHAREALLKSDHLHCDETGLRVQDHEHWLHTASTADYTLFTVHPSRGSVGMKAGEILSTYTGTVMHDSYGAYFKDEFSFSHSLCCAHLLRECQGISEHDKHTWSTRMKTLLQESWKTASDHRKRGEPLRQEHIQQMQQQYDEILKQGELEWSKDPVRPKTGPRGRKTKSKAANLGQRFLSYKDAILRFLYDAKAPFDNNQAERDIRMVKVKDKVSGCFRTEQGAKVFARVRGFISTLLKQQLPVLSSLSAALRGTFTFG from the coding sequence ATGATAGATAAGAAACTCATCAAGCAGATCAGCCATAGCGATCCTGAGACCATCGAGGCGTTCATTACATCGCTGGTCGATCAGTTTACCGCTACAATCGAGCAGTATACCGCTAAAATTGAGAAGCTTGAAAACCGAATCAAAGACCTCGAACGTCAGCTTGGCCAAAACTCCCGCAATAGCAGCAAACCGCCTTCAAGTGATGGTTTCCGCAAACCGACCAACTCGCGGCAACCCGGCGGAAAAAAGGGAGCGCCAAAGGGCCATGACGGACATACGCTGCTATTTTCTGAAGCGCCGGATCACGTCGTTCATCAAACCCTATCCGTCTGTGGCGCTTGTCAGGCGTCGCTCGAAGCCGTGCCGCCTTTGGACTACGAGAGACGTCAGGTTTTTGACCTGCCTGCGCCACGCGTAGTGGTCACCGAGTATCGCTCAGAGAAAAAGCGTTGTCCGCATTGCAGGTGTACGCAGCGCGCCCTATTTCCTGAGGGCGTGAATGCTGCCACACAATACGGCGACGGGTTTGCAGCCTGGACTGCGTATTTGAGCGCGTTTCAAATGATTCCGCTTGCGCGTATTGGGCAGCTCTTTGCCGATTTAACCCGTTACCGTCCGAGCGATGCCACACTCTTGTCGTACCTTAAAGTCATGCATCACCGACTAGCACCGGCTGAGCAACATGCGCGCGAGGCGCTGCTGAAAAGCGACCATCTGCATTGCGACGAAACGGGCCTTCGTGTCCAAGATCACGAGCACTGGCTACATACTGCCTCCACTGCCGATTACACGCTATTTACCGTTCATCCCAGCCGCGGAAGTGTGGGCATGAAAGCAGGAGAAATCTTGTCTACTTACACGGGAACGGTGATGCATGACAGCTACGGCGCTTACTTTAAAGATGAATTCTCCTTCTCCCACTCGCTCTGCTGCGCCCATCTGCTTCGTGAATGCCAGGGGATAAGCGAGCATGACAAGCATACCTGGTCGACGCGGATGAAAACGTTGCTGCAGGAAAGCTGGAAGACAGCTTCGGACCACCGAAAACGAGGTGAGCCTTTGAGACAGGAACACATCCAGCAGATGCAGCAACAGTACGACGAAATTCTAAAACAAGGTGAACTGGAATGGTCTAAAGACCCCGTTCGCCCCAAAACCGGCCCGAGAGGCCGAAAAACGAAAAGCAAAGCGGCGAATTTGGGACAGCGGTTCCTGAGTTACAAGGACGCCATTCTCCGCTTTCTTTATGATGCCAAGGCGCCCTTTGACAATAACCAAGCCGAACGCGATATTCGCATGGTGAAAGTTAAAGATAAGGTTTCAGGCTGCTTTCGCACAGAGCAAGGTGCAAAGGTTTTTGCGCGCGTACGCGGCTTCATTTCCACGCTTCTCAAGCAACAACTCCCTGTACTCTCCTCCCTTTCAGCCGCACTCCGCGGCACTTTTACTTTCGGTTGA
- a CDS encoding ABC transporter permease: MRQSTAAEAVLQRRKWELPAYRGRAKRIKPADLFVYAAGALILIIAICAAFPQWIAPYSPTDMMLDAIMQGPSAAHPFGTDYYGRDILSLVVYGSRDSLYIGFMSVLVGGLAGGAIGTISGYIGGAVDAVLMRIVDVLMTIPGILLALAIAAAMGPGLGNIVLAVAAASVPGYARVMRGQTISIKSRPFVTASRAIGATPFSIFWKHVLPNSLSPLLVMATLGIGTAILTGSGLSFLGLGVLKEIPDWGALLSQGRGYLTVAWWICTYPGLAITLLVLAVNIVGDWLRDRLDPKRKEG; the protein is encoded by the coding sequence ATGAGACAATCGACGGCTGCCGAGGCGGTGCTGCAGCGCCGGAAGTGGGAGCTCCCCGCCTATCGCGGACGCGCAAAACGAATCAAGCCGGCGGATCTGTTCGTCTACGCCGCAGGAGCACTGATCCTGATCATCGCGATTTGCGCCGCTTTTCCCCAGTGGATCGCGCCATACTCGCCGACGGACATGATGCTGGACGCGATCATGCAAGGGCCTAGCGCCGCTCACCCCTTCGGCACCGACTACTACGGTCGCGACATTCTCAGCCTCGTCGTGTACGGCAGCCGGGATTCGCTGTATATCGGCTTCATGTCGGTGCTGGTCGGAGGTCTCGCGGGCGGTGCGATCGGCACGATCTCAGGTTATATCGGCGGGGCGGTGGATGCTGTCCTGATGCGGATCGTGGACGTGCTGATGACGATTCCAGGCATCTTGCTGGCGCTGGCGATCGCCGCCGCGATGGGACCGGGTCTCGGCAACATCGTGCTGGCCGTGGCGGCGGCATCCGTCCCCGGCTATGCCCGCGTCATGCGCGGACAGACGATCAGCATCAAGAGCCGGCCGTTCGTGACGGCTTCCCGGGCGATCGGCGCGACGCCCTTCTCGATTTTCTGGAAACACGTGCTGCCCAACTCGCTCTCCCCGCTGCTCGTCATGGCGACGCTCGGCATCGGCACCGCGATCCTGACCGGCTCCGGCCTCAGCTTTCTGGGACTGGGCGTATTAAAAGAAATTCCCGACTGGGGCGCGCTGCTGTCGCAAGGACGCGGCTATCTGACGGTAGCCTGGTGGATCTGCACGTACCCCGGTCTCGCGATCACGCTGCTCGTGCTGGCCGTCAACATCGTCGGCGACTGGCTGCGCGACCGGCTCGATCCGAAGCGCAAGGAAGGCTGA
- a CDS encoding ABC transporter ATP-binding protein, with product MQSLLEIEQLSVGFRTKRGFLQALHDVSLTIAPGETVCLVGESGSGKTVASKAVMRLVDYENGHIEGGRIALNGVDLTAFTQGELRSLRGKRIAMIFQEPMAAFDPVYTIGYQIVETILRHERKTKAEARAHAASLLARVGIPEPELRMKQYPSELSGGMLQRAMIALALSCGPELLIADEPTTALDVTIQAQILHLLQELKAEFGMSILLITHDLGIAAQIADRIVVMYAGRIVEQATVSEMFAQPHHPYTSGLLRSVATLDTEKGDRLYAIAGSIPSLSKLPEGCVFHPRCPHATDRCRASAPPLVKRGDREAACWHADALLQDGTLSAREAQAEATDRGEAATVIPLPDPGATAAAVSDRSLPADVAAPRGQATAVAAYREEARAGASNRGLPFHDTPMPEAVRVVHEAGDEIGTTQTEQTKAGTVELFRVEDVCKYYPIKRGFPGRSRTFVRAVDGVSFSIREGETLGLVGESGSGKSTLGRLLLQLEPVTSGRVLFEGEDLTRLGASRLRQTRRHMQMIFQDPYGSLDPRWNVGDLVGEPLAVHHGLSGKEKKQRVEELLAAVGLDHGIVSRHPHEFSGGQRQRIGIARAIALHPKFVLADEAVSALDVSVQAQVVNLMQDLQQKLGLTYLFIAHGLHVVRHISDRIAVMYLGRIVEIAPSRELFRRPAHPYTRALIDSIPHPDPRLRTEPAAIRGEIPSPARPPAGCRFHTRCPLATDKCRSESPALLPLDGDRSVACHYPLQ from the coding sequence ATGCAAAGCCTGCTAGAGATCGAACAACTGTCCGTCGGCTTCCGCACGAAGCGCGGATTTCTGCAAGCCCTGCACGACGTGTCCCTGACGATCGCCCCGGGAGAGACCGTCTGTCTCGTAGGCGAGTCTGGCAGCGGGAAGACTGTCGCCTCGAAGGCTGTCATGCGCCTTGTCGACTACGAGAACGGGCATATCGAAGGCGGCCGTATCGCGCTGAACGGCGTCGATCTAACCGCGTTTACCCAAGGCGAGCTGCGCAGTCTCCGGGGCAAGCGGATCGCGATGATCTTCCAGGAGCCGATGGCCGCGTTCGATCCCGTCTACACGATCGGCTACCAGATCGTCGAGACGATCCTGCGGCACGAGCGCAAGACGAAGGCCGAGGCTAGGGCGCATGCCGCGAGCTTGCTCGCGCGGGTCGGCATCCCGGAGCCGGAGCTGCGCATGAAGCAGTACCCCAGCGAGCTGTCGGGCGGCATGCTCCAGCGCGCGATGATCGCGCTCGCGCTGTCCTGCGGGCCGGAGCTGCTCATCGCGGACGAGCCGACGACGGCGCTCGACGTGACGATTCAAGCGCAGATCCTCCACCTGCTGCAGGAACTAAAGGCGGAGTTCGGCATGTCGATCCTGCTGATCACGCATGACCTGGGCATCGCCGCGCAGATCGCCGACCGGATCGTCGTCATGTACGCCGGTCGCATCGTCGAGCAGGCGACGGTCTCCGAGATGTTCGCGCAGCCGCATCATCCGTATACGAGCGGTTTGCTGCGCTCTGTCGCCACGCTCGACACGGAGAAGGGCGATCGGCTGTACGCCATCGCGGGCAGCATTCCGAGCCTGAGCAAGCTTCCGGAGGGCTGCGTGTTCCATCCCCGCTGCCCGCACGCGACAGACCGGTGCCGCGCGTCGGCGCCGCCGCTCGTCAAGCGTGGCGACCGCGAAGCCGCTTGCTGGCACGCGGATGCGCTACTGCAGGACGGCACGCTTAGCGCCCGAGAGGCGCAAGCAGAAGCGACGGATCGCGGCGAGGCAGCGACGGTGATCCCATTGCCTGACCCCGGTGCAACTGCGGCCGCGGTATCTGATCGCAGCTTGCCCGCAGACGTGGCAGCACCTCGCGGGCAAGCCACGGCCGTGGCAGCGTATCGCGAGGAAGCCAGGGCAGGGGCGTCGAATCGCGGTTTGCCTTTTCACGATACACCCATGCCGGAAGCAGTCCGCGTCGTACATGAAGCCGGCGATGAAATCGGGACGACGCAGACGGAGCAAACGAAGGCCGGGACCGTCGAGCTGTTCAGGGTGGAGGACGTGTGCAAGTACTATCCGATCAAGCGAGGATTCCCTGGACGTTCCCGGACGTTCGTGCGTGCGGTGGACGGTGTCTCCTTCTCGATTCGCGAGGGCGAGACGCTTGGCCTCGTAGGCGAATCAGGGAGCGGCAAATCCACGCTTGGCCGGCTGCTGTTGCAGCTGGAGCCCGTTACCTCCGGACGCGTGCTGTTCGAGGGCGAGGACCTGACCCGCCTCGGCGCTTCGCGGCTTCGGCAGACGCGCAGGCATATGCAGATGATTTTCCAGGACCCGTACGGCTCCCTCGATCCTCGCTGGAACGTCGGCGATCTCGTCGGCGAACCGCTCGCCGTCCATCATGGACTCTCCGGCAAAGAAAAGAAGCAGCGCGTCGAAGAGCTGCTCGCGGCCGTCGGCCTCGACCACGGCATCGTAAGTCGGCATCCCCACGAATTCTCGGGCGGCCAGCGGCAGCGGATCGGCATCGCGCGGGCCATCGCGCTCCATCCGAAGTTCGTGCTCGCCGACGAGGCCGTGTCCGCGCTGGACGTATCGGTGCAGGCGCAGGTCGTCAACCTGATGCAGGACCTGCAGCAGAAACTGGGGCTGACATACCTGTTTATCGCGCACGGCCTGCACGTCGTCCGCCATATCTCGGACCGGATCGCCGTCATGTACCTGGGCAGGATCGTAGAGATTGCGCCGAGCCGCGAGCTGTTCCGGCGTCCGGCCCATCCCTATACGCGAGCGCTCATCGACTCCATCCCGCACCCGGATCCGCGGCTGCGAACCGAACCCGCCGCCATTCGCGGCGAGATCCCGTCCCCGGCGCGTCCGCCGGCGGGCTGCAGATTTCACACCCGCTGCCCGCTGGCGACGGACAAATGCCGATCCGAATCGCCGGCGCTGCTGCCGTTGGACGGCGATCGCTCCGTCGCCTGCCATTATCCGCTCCAGTAA
- a CDS encoding M20 metallopeptidase family protein gives MLDRLYEELASAEAEIIGWRQHLHRHPEVSFTERRTPAFVADKLREFGIETRTGVGWREEHDLAQERTDSLPGGGVVGYIRGGHPGPTLALRADFDALPIQDEKDAPYRSTAVGAMHACGHDGHTSVLLGVARVLQAHRHELAGNIVLLFQHAEEKPPGGARFMIEDGCLEGVDEVYGIHLSSEIPLGRAGLRAGPAMAAVDAFKIKVIGKGGHGARPHDTVDALVIGSQIVGGLQQIVSRRVNPLASAVVSIGVFRAGTAFNVIAGVAEIEGTVRTFDPALRARIEADVRAIAEGISTAGGASCEIEYANGYPPLVNDPDKTETALRAIAQALGEEAFIALDPVMGAEDFAYYLEQRPGAFIHVGARNAEERTQFPHHHPHFDIDERALLHAGKLFLALTLAERPTA, from the coding sequence CTGCTGGATCGATTGTACGAGGAACTGGCGAGCGCGGAGGCGGAGATCATCGGCTGGAGGCAGCATCTGCACCGGCATCCCGAGGTCTCGTTCACTGAACGCCGCACGCCGGCGTTCGTGGCGGATAAGCTGCGGGAATTCGGGATCGAGACGCGGACAGGCGTAGGCTGGCGGGAGGAACATGATCTCGCTCAAGAGCGCACTGACAGCTTGCCGGGCGGCGGCGTAGTTGGCTATATCCGCGGCGGACATCCCGGTCCGACGCTGGCGCTGCGCGCCGACTTTGACGCGCTGCCGATTCAGGACGAGAAGGATGCGCCTTACCGCTCCACGGCGGTCGGGGCGATGCACGCCTGCGGCCACGACGGCCATACGTCCGTGCTGCTCGGCGTCGCCCGCGTGCTGCAGGCGCACCGCCACGAGCTGGCGGGCAACATCGTGCTCCTCTTCCAGCACGCGGAGGAAAAGCCGCCGGGCGGCGCCCGGTTCATGATCGAGGACGGCTGCCTCGAAGGCGTCGACGAGGTTTACGGCATCCACCTCTCCTCGGAAATTCCGCTCGGCCGCGCCGGTCTTCGCGCCGGTCCTGCGATGGCCGCCGTCGATGCCTTCAAGATCAAGGTCATCGGCAAAGGCGGGCACGGCGCGCGGCCCCACGACACGGTCGACGCCCTCGTCATCGGCAGCCAGATCGTAGGCGGCCTGCAGCAGATCGTCAGCCGCAGGGTGAATCCGCTGGCGTCCGCCGTCGTATCGATCGGCGTGTTCCGTGCCGGGACCGCCTTTAACGTCATCGCCGGCGTCGCGGAGATCGAAGGCACCGTACGCACCTTCGATCCTGCGCTTCGCGCGAGAATCGAAGCCGACGTGCGGGCGATCGCGGAGGGCATCAGCACGGCCGGCGGCGCGAGCTGCGAGATCGAATACGCAAACGGCTATCCGCCGCTCGTCAACGATCCCGATAAGACCGAGACCGCCCTCCGTGCCATCGCGCAAGCGCTCGGCGAAGAGGCGTTCATCGCGCTCGATCCGGTGATGGGGGCGGAAGACTTCGCGTATTACCTGGAGCAGCGTCCGGGTGCGTTCATCCATGTCGGCGCGCGCAACGCGGAAGAACGAACCCAATTTCCGCATCACCATCCCCACTTCGACATCGACGAGCGCGCGCTGCTGCACGCCGGCAAGCTGTTCCTGGCACTGACATTGGCCGAACGGCCGACCGCCTAA